Proteins from a single region of Arctopsyche grandis isolate Sample6627 chromosome 1, ASM5162203v2, whole genome shotgun sequence:
- the LOC143910778 gene encoding macrophage mannose receptor 1-like: MLFVEVILVLLGISLCLSEEDSQKTPFFRKDYKYFKEFNAFYKVHSLGKNWSDALTTCQNEGAELIVPSTKEEFDKILEYSQQYFLWIGAHDIFSEGVFITTQGKPLSEFYLKWKQGEPNNVNNNENCLIMEKKGYTDLPCTHIRKYVCKRSTFNLTQNEICETYDLDYTYSSDTDRCYKIHTTPLTWNQAFTSCISEESSLVTINSDAEAKILTKMFAQHPEKSLKGNFNKAEIHIGFNDLLSEGIYLSIDGMSLKESGYDNWSSGQPDNYQGKEHCGSMFRDGTLNDIECSARAMFVCEKTLTTMQNTPLKLSTLSKLPDEQ; this comes from the exons ATGCTGTTTGTGGAAGTAATTTTAGTCCTACTTGGAATCAGTTTGTGCTTATCAGAGGAAG ATTCTCAAAAAACGCCATTCTTTCGGAAAGACTACAAGTACTTTAAAGAATTTAATGCGTTTTACAAAGTGCATTCTCTCGGTAAGAATTGGTCAGATGCATTGACCACTTGTCAAAACGAAGGGGCTGAATTGATAGTTCCGTCGACAAAGGAAgagtttgataaaattttagaatattCTCAGCAGTATTTTTTATGGATTGGTGCACATGACATATTTTCAGAAGGAGTATTTATCACTACTCAag GAAAACCACTATCCGAATTTTATCTTAAATGGAAACAGGGAGAGCCAAATAACGTCAACAATAATGAAAACTGtttaataatggaaaaaaaaggCTATACTGATTTGCCATGCACTCACATAAGAAAATACGTGTGCAAAAGATCCACTTTCAATTTAACGCAGAATGAAATTTGCGAAACGTACGACTTAG ATTACACATATTCATCAGACACAGACCGATGCTACAAAATTCACACAACACCACTCACGTGGAATCAAGCCTTTACGAGTTGTATATCTGAAGAATCATCACTGGTGACGATCAATAGCGATGCGGAGGCGAAAATTCTTACGAAAATGTTTGCCCAACATCCTGAAAAGTCTCTGAAAGGAAATTTCAACAAAGCAGAAATTCACATTGGTTTCAATGACCTATTGAGCGAGGGCATCTATCTAAGCATCGACG gaatgtcactgaaagAAAGTGGATACGACAATTGGTCTAGTGGCCAACCCGATAATTACCAAGGCAAGGAGCACTGTGGTAGTATGTTCAGAGATGGAACTCTAAACGACATTGAATGTTCAGCGAGAGCAATGTTTGTCTGCGAAAAAACTTTAACAACAATGCAAAACACTCCTCTTAAGTTGTCAACACTTTCCAAGCTTCCCGACgagcaataa
- the LOC143910789 gene encoding hemolymph lipopolysaccharide-binding protein-like gives MGVAPPSDYKYSSDTNRCYKIHTTPLPWNQAFTSCISEESSLVTINSDAEAKILTKMFAQHPEKFLEGNFNKRVIYIGFNDLLSEGIYLNIDGMSLKESGYDKWSSGQPDNYEGKEHCGSMFRDGTLNDIECSEKAMFVCEKTLTKLT, from the exons ATGGGGGTTGCACCCCCTTCAG ATTACAAATATTCATCAGACACAAACCGATGCTATAAAATTCACACAACACCACTCCCGTGGAATCAAGCCTTTACGAGTTGTATATCTGAAGAATCATCACTGGTGACGATCAATAGCGATGCGGAGGCGAAAATTCTTACGAAAATGTTCGCCCAACACCCTGAAAAGTTTCTGGAAGGAAATTTCAACAAAAGAGTAATTTACATTGGTTTCAATGACCTATTGAGCGAAGGCATCTATCTAAACATCGACG GTATGTCACTGAAAGAAAGTGGATACGATAAATGGTCTAGTGGCCAACCCGATAATTACGAAGGCAAGGAGCACTGTGGTAGTATGTTCAGAGATGGAACTCTAAACGACATCGAATGCTCAGAGAAAGCAATGTTTGTCTGCGAAAAAACTTTGACAAAATTGACTTAA